tcctctatgaAAGTATTATcctttttgtctgttttttttttcttttttttaaagattgttGATTAGAAGAATTTTGGTGGTTGTAGATGTTACTAAAGTTCTGACAGAGTTAGAGTTTACGATTCAAAGAGTTAAAGTCATGACTACACCTGATGGAAGAGTTCTTGATATGTTTTTCATCACCGACGCaatgttagttttcttttatatctGATTCTCATGTTTCAATGATTTTTAGCATTGTGGTTTTATGATATAATtcttgttgtttatatatatatatatatatatatatatatatatataacagggATCTGCTGCATACGAAACAGAGGCAAACTGAAACGTGTGATCATCTAACGGCTGTGCTTGGTGAGCATGGTGTGAGCTGTGAGCTTGAACTAGCTGGACCCGAGTTAGAAAGTTTGCAACGCTTCTCTTCACTTCCACCTTTGGCTGCTGATGAGCTCTTTGGCCCAGATGGGTCTGATATTAGCAGCTCTAGCTCCAACAAAGCGGTTCTTACTGTTGATGATCACTTGAGCCCCGCGCATACCTTGCTTCAGATTCGTTGTGTTGATCAAAAGGGTCTTTTCTATGATATCCTCAGGACTTCCAAAGACTGCGATGTCCACGTACGTAAAACTCTCAACCTTACCTTGGATTTTGTTGAAAGATTTGTAGAGAACTTGAGTAGCACTTGTTTCTTCTTGATCCAGATTGCATACGGTAGATTCTCCTCAAAGGTTAAAGGCTACCGGAATTTGGACTTGTTTGTTAGAGGTACAGACGGGAAGAAGATATCGGACTCAAAACATCAAGCCAACTTCTGTGCTCGGCTTAAGGAGGAAATGGTGTGTCCTTTGCGAGTGATCATCGTGAACCGAGGACCAGATTCTGAGCTATTAGTAGCTAACCCTGTGGAGCTATCTGGAAAAGGAAGACCACGAGTTTTCTACGATGTCACACTCGCTTTAAAATCACTAGGAATCTGCATTTTCTCCgtaagtataataataataacaataatactGGATACCTTTTTTTGTAAGCTTTTTAgctgtttgttttaattttggaattgttgtgtttttcttgtAGGCTGAGATAGGGAGGCATTCGACTTTAGACAGACAATGGGAAGTTTATAGATTTCTTTTGGATGAGAGTCGTGAATTACCGTTGGCTAGTCTCCGTGCGAGAAATCAGATAGTGGATAGAGTCACAAAGACACTTATGGGTTGGTGAAAGTGAATCTCagtgagagagggagagagagagagagctttaaTGAACATTATTCTGCTCGAGGGGCCAAAGAAATCGAGTCTTCGCCTGTGGCTTCAGGGTCAGATGAAGAGGTTGTGATTCGGGGTTTGATTGCTTTGTGTGGAGCTAATCTTGTTGTAAAGATTTGGAAAATTGTAAAAGGACAATAGCGCAATtgcaatgaatgaatgaatgctTGTAAACTCAGTTTGCAAAGGTAAATCTGAATAGTAAACATGCACATTAGGAATAATATGGTAATTTAGACAATTCGTATCTAATTATAGATCAATTTCGTGGAGGCTATGCCACAAAATTTGTAAGGTCTTCTCTAGTTGCCATCAATAATGAGAAGTACCAACAATTTATGTCTCTACGTTATTTTAAAGatactaaaatttgtttgttttatatggGTTGCATCAATGTATACATCTAATCTAATAAGTACTTACTAATCCGATTTGAATTATGACtgaataaaaaaggaaaatgaatggTTAAGTAATTTattcattaatttattagagaattgatgacaaaattataattaatttacctttTGGTAACTGAGATTTAACGGATTAACAATTAACggttaaaaagaaagtaaaaaaacaaaaaaacaggaAAACGCGTTAATTAGGATAGTTAAAAATCGAAGCGGTAGGGTTAGTTTGGTCGTTTCGTAATCCTCCTCCGTTGTGTTGCTCGTGGCTATTCGTGCACCATCGGCGGCTAAGTAATCCAGTAGTACAGAGGTCCCAATCACTACGAAAagctgtgtgtgtgtgactcTCCTCCTT
The Camelina sativa cultivar DH55 chromosome 6, Cs, whole genome shotgun sequence genome window above contains:
- the LOC104792784 gene encoding ACT domain-containing protein ACR9, producing MGILNDDAVLIEPGKISGDPTIVTVNCPDESGLGSTLCRIILEFGLSITRADFSTDGRWCYIVFWVTPDNNNSSPKIDWESLKNRLLSACPSCLGSFYFSLQSNVSIPPPPSLYLLKFFCRDRKGLLHDVTKVLTELEFTIQRVKVMTTPDGRVLDMFFITDAMDLLHTKQRQTETCDHLTAVLGEHGVSCELELAGPELESLQRFSSLPPLAADELFGPDGSDISSSSSNKAVLTVDDHLSPAHTLLQIRCVDQKGLFYDILRTSKDCDVHIAYGRFSSKVKGYRNLDLFVRGTDGKKISDSKHQANFCARLKEEMVCPLRVIIVNRGPDSELLVANPVELSGKGRPRVFYDVTLALKSLGICIFSAEIGRHSTLDRQWEVYRFLLDESRELPLASLRARNQIVDRVTKTLMGW